In Rhinopithecus roxellana isolate Shanxi Qingling chromosome 16, ASM756505v1, whole genome shotgun sequence, a single genomic region encodes these proteins:
- the TNFSF15 gene encoding tumor necrosis factor ligand superfamily member 15 — MAEDLGLSFGETASVEMLPEHGSCRPKARSSSACWALTCCLVLLPFLAGLTTYLLVSQLRAQGEACVQLQALKGQELAPSHQQVYAPLRADGDKPRAHLTVVRQTPTQHLKNQFPALHWEHELGLAFTKNRMNYTNKFLLIPESGDYFVYSQVTFRGMTSECSEIRQAGRPNKPDSITVVITKVTDSYPEPTQLLMGTKSVCEVGSNWFQPIYLGAMFSLQEGDKLMVNVSDISLVDYTKEDKTFFGAFLL, encoded by the exons ATGGCCGAGGATCTGGGACTGAGCTTTGGGGAGACAGCCAGTGTGGAAATGCTGCCAGAGCACGGCAGCTGCAGGCCCAAGGCCAGGAGCAGCAGCGCATGCTGGGCTCTCACCTGCTGCCTGGTGTTGCTCCCCTTCCTTGCAGGACTCACCACCTACCTGCTTGTCAGCCAGCTCCGGGCCCAAGGAGAGGCCTGTGTGCAGCTCCAG GCTCTAAAAGGACAGGAGCTTGCACCTTCACATCAGCAAGTTT ATGCACCTCTTAGAGCAGATGGAGATAAGCCAAGGGCACACCTGACAG TTGTGAGACAAACTCCCACACAGCACTTAAAAAATCAGTTCCCAGCTCTGCACTGGGAACATGAACTAGGCCTGGCCTTCACCAAGAACCGAATGAACTATACCAACAAATTCCTGCTGATCCCAGAGTCGGGAGACTACTTCGTTTACTCCCAGGTCACATTCCGTGGGATGACCTCTGAGTGCAGTGAAATCAGACAAGCAGGCCGACCGAACAAGCCAGACTCCATCACTGTGGTCATCACCAAGGTAACAGACAGCTACCCTGAGCCAACCCAGCTCCTCATGGGGACCAAGTCTGTGTGTGAAGTAGGCAGCAACTGGTTCCAGCCCATCTACCTCGGAGCCATGTTCTCCTTGCAAGAAGGGGACAAGCTCATGGTGAACGTCAGTGACATCTCTTTGGTGGATTACACAAAAGAAGATAAAACCTTCTTTGGAGCCTTCTTACTATAG